One Pirellulales bacterium DNA window includes the following coding sequences:
- a CDS encoding PQQ-binding-like beta-propeller repeat protein has translation MRTTLLLALVCCLSGAAIAADFEQEKLQNWHQWRGPLANGFAPDADPPTTWGPDSNVRWKTAVAGQGESTPIVWQNRIFLTTAIKTDREEEKPPAETAEAPGGNPFRIERPTHYYQFVVQCYDRGAGNLLWQKIVVEAVPHEGHHLDHGYASPSPTTDGQFVYASFGSRGLYCFDMDGNLQWERDLGDLRVYRFFGEATSPVLSGDTLLVNWDHEGDSFLYALDAHTGKTRWQAPRELGTSWSTPLVVDYDGRKQIVVNSNKKARGYDFATGDVLWECGGQTRAIIPCPVAYDGKVFLMSGYPESALFAVPLDAKGDITGTDKIAWSRTSDTPYCPSPVLVDGNLYFNKSNGTVLTCLEAKTGKPLIEKKRMPDLRAVYASPVAARDRIYFTDRDGTTLVLAAGPEMKVLATNKLDAPIDASAALVGKEIILRSKTHLYCIGE, from the coding sequence ATGCGCACCACACTATTGCTCGCCCTTGTTTGTTGTCTCTCGGGAGCCGCGATCGCCGCCGACTTCGAGCAGGAGAAGCTTCAGAATTGGCACCAGTGGCGCGGTCCCCTGGCGAATGGTTTTGCGCCAGACGCCGACCCGCCCACGACCTGGGGTCCCGACTCGAACGTCCGCTGGAAGACGGCCGTTGCCGGCCAGGGTGAATCGACGCCCATCGTGTGGCAGAACCGCATCTTTCTCACCACCGCGATTAAAACCGATCGCGAAGAAGAGAAGCCGCCCGCCGAAACGGCCGAAGCACCCGGCGGCAATCCCTTTCGCATTGAGCGGCCCACGCACTATTACCAGTTCGTGGTGCAATGCTATGACCGTGGGGCCGGCAATCTGCTGTGGCAAAAAATCGTCGTCGAGGCCGTGCCTCACGAAGGACATCATCTGGACCACGGCTACGCGTCGCCTTCTCCGACAACCGACGGCCAGTTCGTTTACGCCTCGTTCGGCTCGCGCGGCCTCTACTGCTTTGACATGGACGGCAATCTGCAGTGGGAGCGCGATCTCGGCGACCTGAGAGTGTACCGTTTTTTTGGCGAAGCCACTTCGCCGGTGCTCTCGGGCGACACGCTGCTGGTGAACTGGGACCATGAAGGCGATTCGTTTCTCTATGCTCTCGACGCCCACACCGGCAAGACTCGTTGGCAAGCGCCGCGCGAGCTGGGTACATCGTGGTCGACGCCGCTGGTGGTCGACTATGACGGCCGCAAGCAGATCGTCGTTAACTCGAACAAGAAGGCGCGCGGTTACGATTTCGCAACTGGCGACGTTCTCTGGGAGTGCGGCGGGCAGACGCGGGCGATCATCCCCTGTCCTGTCGCGTACGACGGCAAAGTGTTCCTGATGAGCGGCTATCCGGAAAGCGCGCTCTTCGCCGTGCCGCTGGATGCGAAAGGGGACATCACGGGCACGGACAAGATTGCCTGGTCTCGAACTAGCGACACACCGTATTGCCCATCACCGGTTCTGGTTGACGGGAATCTTTATTTCAACAAGTCGAATGGCACCGTCCTGACGTGTCTTGAAGCGAAGACAGGCAAGCCGCTGATCGAAAAGAAACGCATGCCGGATCTCCGCGCCGTGTACGCGTCGCCCGTGGCCGCGCGGGACCGGATCTATTTCACAGACCGTGACGGCACCACCCTGGTGCTGGCCGCCGGACCGGAAATGAAAGTCCTGGCCACGAATAAGCTCGACGCACCGATCGACGCCTCGGCGGCCCTGGTTGGTAAAGAGATCATTCTGCGCAGCAAGACGCACCTGTATTGCATTGGCGAATGA
- a CDS encoding FAD-dependent oxidoreductase, producing the protein MDTSAFPTLSQAELSHVQSLGEPCHFEDGQPVFRAGQPNIDLYVVELGQIEIQNPADQDRMVTMHGPGQFSGDIDLLTGRPVMVSGIARGATRAWKISNSELRALLNRVPSLGEKLIVAFTRRRELLSQLSAFGLRVVGPGYCRDTNTVREFLYKNFVPFTWFDSETAAGQNELARLGSPGRMPVVDCGGGHVLVNPTLHELANGAGIWQPCPSQEVDLAIVGAGPAGITAAVYGSSEGLSTLMLDRLGPGGQAGGSSRIENFIGFPAGLSGADLATRGVLQMLKFGARIVAPVNVQKLSTAPRDGLHTLQLDCGAEIKSRVVLLALGVRWRQLEASGAKRFLGAGIYYACTTVEADLYDKSDVAVVGAGNSAGQAVMFLAECCPDRTVHHVVRSKLGPSMSEYLTHRIRAAKNVVVHEDTEIEAIEGDRRIEKILVRTKATQSKAWLPCSAVFVFIGAEPSTGWLPQEIARDENGFLLTGTDALRSGQWPRTDRDPCPLETSVPGILAAGDVRSGSVKRVGFAVGDGSLAVTCAHRLLSIDR; encoded by the coding sequence ATGGACACCTCTGCTTTCCCAACGCTCAGCCAGGCGGAGCTCAGCCACGTCCAATCGCTGGGCGAGCCTTGTCATTTCGAAGACGGTCAGCCCGTCTTTCGGGCCGGCCAGCCCAATATCGATTTGTACGTCGTGGAGCTCGGCCAGATCGAAATCCAGAATCCCGCCGACCAGGATCGCATGGTCACGATGCACGGCCCCGGTCAGTTCTCGGGCGATATCGATCTGTTGACCGGCCGGCCCGTGATGGTCAGCGGCATCGCGCGAGGCGCGACGCGCGCCTGGAAGATTTCGAACAGCGAATTACGCGCCCTGCTGAATCGCGTGCCCAGTTTGGGCGAGAAGCTGATCGTGGCCTTTACCCGCCGGCGGGAGTTGCTGTCGCAGCTCAGTGCGTTTGGATTGCGCGTCGTCGGGCCGGGGTACTGTCGTGACACGAATACGGTGCGCGAGTTTCTCTATAAGAATTTCGTTCCGTTCACCTGGTTCGATAGCGAGACCGCTGCCGGACAAAACGAGCTGGCGAGGTTGGGCTCGCCAGGAAGGATGCCCGTCGTCGATTGCGGCGGCGGGCATGTCCTCGTCAATCCAACGCTGCACGAGCTGGCAAACGGCGCCGGGATTTGGCAGCCGTGTCCATCGCAGGAAGTCGACCTGGCGATTGTCGGCGCAGGGCCGGCCGGCATCACGGCGGCCGTTTACGGCTCGTCGGAAGGATTGTCGACCTTGATGCTCGATCGGCTCGGGCCGGGTGGGCAGGCGGGCGGCTCCTCGCGCATCGAAAACTTCATCGGCTTTCCCGCGGGGCTGAGCGGTGCAGACCTGGCCACGCGCGGTGTCTTGCAGATGCTCAAATTCGGCGCACGTATCGTGGCGCCGGTGAATGTACAGAAACTATCGACGGCGCCGCGCGATGGGCTGCACACCCTGCAACTGGATTGCGGCGCCGAGATCAAAAGCCGGGTGGTTTTGCTCGCCTTGGGCGTGCGCTGGCGACAACTGGAAGCATCGGGCGCCAAACGATTCCTGGGGGCCGGCATCTATTATGCCTGCACGACCGTCGAGGCGGACCTGTACGACAAAAGCGACGTCGCTGTCGTGGGCGCCGGCAATTCGGCCGGTCAGGCCGTGATGTTTTTGGCCGAATGTTGTCCCGATCGCACGGTGCATCATGTGGTGCGGAGCAAGCTGGGGCCTTCGATGTCTGAATACCTGACGCACAGGATTCGGGCGGCGAAGAACGTCGTGGTTCACGAGGACACCGAGATCGAGGCGATCGAGGGGGATCGTCGCATCGAGAAGATCCTGGTCAGGACGAAGGCCACGCAGTCGAAAGCGTGGCTTCCCTGCTCGGCCGTTTTTGTATTCATCGGCGCCGAACCGTCGACCGGGTGGCTTCCTCAGGAGATCGCCCGCGATGAGAACGGTTTTTTGCTGACCGGTACCGACGCCCTTCGCTCAGGCCAATGGCCGCGTACGGATCGGGATCCTTGTCCGTTGGAGACCTCGGTTCCGGGCATCTTGGCCGCGGGGGATGTTCGCTCGGGCTCGGTCAAACGAGTCGGCTTCGCCGTCGGCGACGGTTCCCTGGCCGTCACCTGCGCGCACCGGTTGTTGTCGATCGATCGGTAG
- a CDS encoding DUF4886 domain-containing protein, with amino-acid sequence MARPKQPSSIEMLFIGNSFTQRNNLPGLLAEMAAARGLHVGYDLISAGGASLRTHWNAGRAAKAIETGGFDYVVLQEQSTLPVKNAKRMAENVRLFDDCVKRASSKTVLYMTWARQNMPDAQQAITDAYNSVGKELGAIVVPVGVAWQQYRARHETPNLYDRDQSHPTLAGTYLAACVFLASLLKKNPVGLKAPSIDCPPAEIAKLQEVASSM; translated from the coding sequence TGCTGTTCATTGGCAATAGCTTTACGCAGCGCAATAACTTGCCTGGGCTTCTCGCGGAAATGGCCGCAGCGCGAGGTTTGCACGTTGGATACGATCTGATCAGCGCAGGCGGAGCGTCCCTGAGGACGCATTGGAATGCCGGCCGAGCCGCGAAGGCGATCGAGACCGGTGGCTTTGATTACGTCGTCTTGCAGGAGCAAAGTACGCTGCCGGTCAAAAATGCCAAGAGAATGGCCGAGAACGTGCGTCTGTTCGACGATTGTGTCAAGCGGGCCAGCTCGAAGACGGTGCTTTACATGACCTGGGCGCGGCAAAACATGCCCGATGCCCAGCAAGCAATCACCGACGCTTACAACTCGGTCGGAAAGGAGCTGGGGGCCATCGTGGTGCCTGTCGGAGTTGCCTGGCAGCAGTATCGAGCCAGGCACGAAACGCCAAATCTTTATGACCGCGACCAGAGCCACCCAACACTCGCCGGCACCTACCTGGCCGCGTGCGTGTTTCTGGCTTCGCTGCTCAAGAAGAATCCGGTCGGGCTAAAGGCACCATCGATCGATTGTCCGCCGGCTGAGATCGCGAAGTTACAAGAGGTGGCTTCGAGCATGTGA
- a CDS encoding mismatch-specific DNA-glycosylase has product MNRPLPTPWKPTKSQILAARDKFVPDLVAKDLVVLFVGINPGLYTAAIGHHFGRPGNRFWPALYGGGFTPRLFSPFEESLLLELKYGITNVVERATARADELADDELRAGGKRLQAKVKRWRPTVVAFVGLGPYRILSGNKEAGVGLQKAPFGGSHAWVLPNPSGLNAHYQPAALARLFGELRRWAVAQHSRQRK; this is encoded by the coding sequence ATGAATCGTCCATTGCCCACCCCTTGGAAACCTACCAAAAGCCAGATCCTCGCGGCCCGCGACAAGTTCGTCCCGGACCTCGTCGCGAAAGACCTCGTTGTCCTCTTCGTAGGCATCAACCCCGGCCTGTACACGGCAGCGATTGGTCACCATTTCGGCCGTCCCGGCAACCGTTTTTGGCCGGCCCTGTACGGCGGCGGCTTCACGCCGCGCCTCTTCTCCCCCTTCGAAGAGTCCTTGCTTCTGGAGCTCAAATATGGCATCACCAACGTCGTCGAACGCGCCACCGCCCGCGCCGATGAGCTTGCCGACGACGAACTACGTGCCGGCGGCAAGCGGCTCCAGGCCAAAGTCAAACGCTGGCGCCCCACCGTCGTCGCCTTCGTCGGCCTTGGTCCTTACCGCATCCTGTCGGGCAACAAGGAAGCCGGGGTGGGACTGCAAAAGGCTCCCTTCGGCGGCAGCCACGCCTGGGTCCTGCCCAACCCCAGCGGCCTCAACGCCCACTACCAGCCCGCGGCCCTCGCACGACTGTTCGGAGAGCTCCGTCGCTGGGCCGTGGCGCAGCACAGCCGCCAGCGAAAATAG
- a CDS encoding PQQ-binding-like beta-propeller repeat protein: MTTQSIASADPAARPNPLRVWPAVLLLVLLVVARVSPYLAQEMSFGLFMFAVNTPLVAGLGILLWWMFGSRATGRERWFGPLAVVAIGALCYFLLDPSLKGMGFFFYIVPTGMAALSLTLICLGRLRSDVRLWGALAAALVGFMGWDLVRSEGIWGDFKTTLAWRWKPTAEELFLASLDKEGASAAPTAEGAVSSEDAATPTWSEFRGPQRDSVVHGAAIDTDWKNHPPKELWRRKVGPSWSSFAVAGHSIFTQEQRGDAEAVVCYDADTGNERWIHTSPARFWESVAGAGPRATPTLKDGKLFAVGATGLVHCLNPANGAVIWERDLTKDAAREPLTWGFSSSPLVVGDVVVVYAGGADDKGVFAYDIASGEPRWSVPAGDHSYSSPHRANIAGRDVVLMLTNTGLTAIDPVDGKKAWDYEWKYEGYRTLQPLVVDGSGILLGTGMGTGTRRVDVSLASGTPEISDRWTSLEMKPDFNDYVAHKGFLYGFDHNFFSCVDLETGKRTWKKRGYGNGQVLLLPDADQLLVLSESGDVAVLSADSKNSQELARTKVLDNKTWNHPVLVGDRLYVRNGEEAVCLQLPLLATATSTTAIDSP, from the coding sequence ATGACTACTCAGTCGATCGCTTCTGCTGATCCGGCCGCTCGCCCGAACCCTCTGCGTGTATGGCCGGCGGTGCTACTGCTGGTATTACTGGTGGTGGCGAGAGTCTCGCCCTATCTGGCCCAAGAGATGTCGTTCGGCCTGTTTATGTTCGCCGTGAATACTCCGTTGGTCGCCGGTTTGGGAATTCTCTTGTGGTGGATGTTCGGCAGCCGCGCGACAGGGCGCGAACGCTGGTTCGGTCCGCTGGCCGTGGTGGCGATCGGCGCTCTGTGCTATTTCCTCCTGGATCCATCGCTCAAGGGGATGGGATTCTTCTTCTATATCGTGCCGACCGGAATGGCGGCACTCAGTCTGACGCTGATCTGCCTCGGCCGGCTGCGGTCGGATGTTCGCCTGTGGGGTGCGCTGGCGGCGGCGCTCGTCGGATTCATGGGCTGGGACCTGGTACGCAGCGAAGGCATCTGGGGTGATTTCAAAACGACGCTTGCATGGCGCTGGAAGCCGACGGCCGAAGAGCTATTCTTGGCGAGCTTGGATAAGGAGGGCGCGTCAGCAGCTCCAACAGCGGAGGGAGCCGTCTCGAGTGAGGATGCGGCAACTCCGACCTGGTCCGAGTTCCGCGGCCCCCAGCGCGATAGCGTCGTACACGGTGCGGCAATCGACACGGATTGGAAGAACCATCCTCCCAAGGAGCTTTGGCGCCGCAAGGTCGGTCCGTCCTGGTCGAGCTTTGCCGTGGCCGGTCACTCGATTTTTACGCAGGAGCAGCGCGGCGATGCCGAAGCCGTCGTTTGCTATGACGCCGACACGGGCAACGAGCGGTGGATTCACACGTCGCCAGCCCGCTTCTGGGAATCTGTCGCCGGGGCCGGGCCACGGGCCACGCCCACGCTGAAGGATGGCAAACTGTTCGCCGTCGGGGCGACAGGATTAGTTCATTGTCTCAATCCCGCGAATGGCGCCGTGATCTGGGAGCGCGATCTCACGAAGGATGCAGCGCGCGAGCCGTTGACGTGGGGATTCTCGTCTTCGCCGCTGGTCGTTGGGGATGTGGTGGTCGTGTACGCAGGCGGAGCCGACGACAAGGGCGTGTTCGCCTACGACATCGCCTCGGGCGAGCCGCGATGGAGCGTTCCGGCCGGCGACCATAGTTACAGTTCGCCCCACCGCGCGAACATCGCGGGGCGCGATGTCGTGCTGATGCTGACCAACACCGGGCTCACGGCCATCGATCCCGTCGACGGTAAGAAAGCGTGGGACTACGAGTGGAAGTACGAAGGCTATCGAACCTTGCAACCACTCGTGGTCGATGGCTCGGGCATCCTGCTCGGCACGGGCATGGGCACCGGCACGCGGCGCGTGGACGTAAGCCTGGCCTCTGGAACCCCAGAGATCAGCGATCGCTGGACATCGCTGGAAATGAAGCCCGACTTCAACGACTACGTCGCCCATAAGGGTTTCTTGTACGGCTTCGATCATAATTTCTTTTCGTGCGTTGACCTGGAGACGGGCAAACGCACCTGGAAAAAGCGCGGCTACGGCAACGGGCAAGTTCTGCTGCTGCCGGACGCCGATCAACTGCTGGTGCTCAGCGAAAGCGGCGACGTCGCCGTGCTCAGCGCAGATTCCAAGAACTCGCAAGAGCTCGCCCGGACCAAGGTGCTGGACAACAAAACCTGGAACCATCCCGTGCTGGTGGGCGATCGGCTGTACGTCCGCAACGGCGAAGAAGCGGTTTGCCTGCAACTGCCGCTGCTCGCGACCGCGACGAGCACGACAGCGATCGATAGCCCATAG
- a CDS encoding carboxymuconolactone decarboxylase family protein: protein MPTTMSTSLSNAQDEPFLTPIERPAGLIKKLVYTAMRWQFGKVPTPIKVLLSRLPTAFGLFSARISKLDRKLSLPRETVMLVRERVARLNVCLFCIDIGRAFVIKESMNEAKFDALEDYRTSPLFSEAERAALDYVTELTRFKHVDPGTFDRLADHFSERQICEIVWLVASEHYYNISNIGLNIHSDMLCDINRNRKSVPSRAR, encoded by the coding sequence ATGCCAACGACCATGTCCACGTCATTATCGAACGCGCAGGACGAACCATTTCTGACGCCGATTGAGCGGCCGGCCGGCTTGATCAAGAAGCTCGTCTATACCGCGATGCGGTGGCAATTCGGTAAGGTTCCGACGCCGATAAAGGTATTGCTTTCACGTCTGCCGACGGCGTTTGGCTTGTTTTCGGCCAGGATCAGCAAGCTCGACAGGAAGCTCTCTCTGCCGCGCGAAACGGTGATGTTGGTGCGCGAGCGCGTCGCCAGGCTGAACGTGTGCCTGTTCTGCATCGACATCGGTCGAGCGTTCGTCATCAAGGAGTCGATGAACGAGGCGAAGTTCGACGCCCTGGAAGACTATCGCACCAGCCCGTTGTTCTCGGAAGCCGAACGGGCGGCGCTAGACTACGTGACGGAATTGACCAGATTCAAGCACGTCGATCCGGGGACATTCGACCGGCTGGCCGATCACTTTTCGGAGCGCCAGATTTGCGAGATCGTGTGGCTCGTGGCCAGCGAGCACTACTACAATATTTCCAACATCGGCCTGAATATCCATTCCGATATGCTGTGCGACATCAACCGAAATAGGAAGTCGGTCCCGTCCCGAGCTCGCTGA